The window CGAGGTCATCTCTTCCCGTCGCGGCGAGCTCTCGGTCATGGCCGACTCCTGGTCCATGGCGTCCAAGGCCCTGCGGCCGCTGCCGGTCCTGCACGCGGAACTGAATGAAGAGACCCGCGTTCGGCAGCGCTACGTGGACCTCATGGTCCGCGACGAAGCCCGCGAAATGGTTTACAAGCGCGCAGCCATCACCCGTTCGGTCCGCGACACCCTTGACCGCCACGGCTACGTGGAGGTGGAAACCCCCATCCTGCAGCTGGTCCACGGCGGCGCTACGGCCCGTCCGTTCGAGACGCACATGAACGCGTTCGACCAGAAGATGACCTTGCGCATTGCCACTGAGCTCTTCCTTAAGCGCGCCGTTGTTGGTGGCATTGATCGCGTGTATGACATGGGCCGGGTCTTCCGCAACGAAGGCGTGGACTCCACCCACAGCCCCGAATTCACCACTCTCGAATGCTACGAAGCGTGGGCGGACCAGTTCGTCATGGCCGAGCGCATGAAGGAAATCATCCTGAATGTGGCCGACGTCGTAGGTACACGCACCATCCAGACGGACGCCGGTGAAATTAACCTCGACGGCGAATGGGCTTGGATTTCGGTGTACCCGGGTATTTCCGAAGCTGTGGGAATTGAAATTACTCCGGACACCACGGTGGATGAGTTGCTGGCAATTGCTGCCAAGCACGAGGTCAAGGTGGACCCCAAGTGGGACGCCGAGAAGATCGTTGTGGAACTGTTCGGCGAGATCGTGGAGCCCACCCTGCTGAACCCCACGTTCGT is drawn from Arthrobacter sp. 31Y and contains these coding sequences:
- the lysS gene encoding lysine--tRNA ligase, whose product is MTSANTPALNTSAEPIDASEQMRIRMEKRAKLMERGTEAYPVGVERTHSLSEIREKYAHLEADETTGDMVGVTGRVVFVRNTGKLCFATLQEGGVDGKGVRLQAMLSLANVGEEALADWKALVDLGDHVFIKGEVISSRRGELSVMADSWSMASKALRPLPVLHAELNEETRVRQRYVDLMVRDEAREMVYKRAAITRSVRDTLDRHGYVEVETPILQLVHGGATARPFETHMNAFDQKMTLRIATELFLKRAVVGGIDRVYDMGRVFRNEGVDSTHSPEFTTLECYEAWADQFVMAERMKEIILNVADVVGTRTIQTDAGEINLDGEWAWISVYPGISEAVGIEITPDTTVDELLAIAAKHEVKVDPKWDAEKIVVELFGEIVEPTLLNPTFVYDYPPSAQPLARPHREDGRLIEAWDLIIGGMERGTAFSELIDPVIQRERLTEQSRRSAAGDEEAMQLDEDFLRALEYGAPPMGGIGLGIDRLVMLFTGAGIRETILFPLLKPEGH